In Gemmata obscuriglobus, a single genomic region encodes these proteins:
- a CDS encoding TIGR01457 family HAD-type hydrolase, giving the protein MVQHSTPKFGFLIDMDGVLYRGTDLIPGADRFVRELRERDIPFRFLTNNSQRTRRDVVARLVRLGLDVEEEHVFTSAMATARFLAQQKPGGTAYVIGEGGLLTALHQHGYAVVDHDPDYVVVGEGRTFNLELVESAVRMILGGAKLIATNMDPNCPTQNGIRPGCGAFVALLETATGVKAFSVGKPSPVMMRAARKELGLTTDQTTMIGDTMETDILGGVQLGFHTVLVLSGGTKAEDLPRYAYSPETVVPSLAELADLFDENDWLPPWKVTAPRPRVPALV; this is encoded by the coding sequence ATGGTGCAGCACAGCACACCGAAGTTCGGCTTTCTGATCGATATGGACGGCGTTCTCTACCGCGGAACGGATCTCATCCCCGGCGCAGACCGCTTCGTGCGCGAGCTGCGTGAACGGGACATCCCCTTTCGGTTCTTGACCAACAACAGCCAGCGCACCCGGCGCGATGTCGTCGCCCGGCTCGTCCGCCTGGGGCTCGATGTCGAAGAGGAACACGTCTTCACCAGCGCGATGGCAACGGCCCGGTTCCTCGCACAACAGAAGCCGGGCGGCACCGCTTACGTGATCGGCGAAGGTGGGTTGCTCACCGCGCTGCACCAGCACGGGTACGCGGTCGTCGATCACGACCCCGACTATGTGGTCGTTGGTGAGGGCCGCACGTTCAACCTGGAGCTGGTCGAGTCCGCGGTGCGGATGATCCTCGGTGGGGCGAAGCTGATCGCCACCAACATGGACCCGAACTGTCCCACGCAAAACGGCATCCGGCCCGGGTGCGGGGCGTTCGTCGCGCTGCTCGAAACCGCGACCGGCGTCAAGGCGTTCAGCGTCGGCAAGCCGAGCCCGGTCATGATGCGCGCGGCCCGCAAGGAACTCGGGCTCACCACCGATCAGACGACGATGATCGGCGACACGATGGAGACGGACATCCTCGGCGGGGTACAGCTCGGGTTCCACACGGTGCTCGTACTGAGCGGCGGCACGAAAGCCGAAGACCTTCCCCGGTACGCCTACAGTCCGGAAACGGTGGTTCCGTCGCTCGCGGAACTGGCCGACCTGTTCGACGAGAACGACTGGCTGCCGCCCTGGAAGGTGACCGCCCCGCGGCCGCGCGTTCCTGCCCTCGTTTAA
- a CDS encoding DUF1800 domain-containing protein — protein MAESLPADLSKVDPADAWRPWQPAAGEWNRKWVAHLYRRAGFGATPAEIDQALAQGPTKTLDRFLTGEPDQAERLELLTESGKFYTEPANLRVWWLYAMTEGGHPLREKLALFWHNHFATSYAKVRSTSLMYEQNVTIRKHALGKFRPFLLDMSKDPAMLVWLDSNRNVKGAPNENYAREVMELFSLGVGNNNYTEKDIQEAARALTGWHHDAEVKQFEFNRDLHDDGTKTVFGKTGRWTGEDVVRLCCDHAACPKFLVSKLYAFLVSEEAPPKGLLAPLADQFRKSDYDIADLVRTVLGSRLFFSAHAYRKRVKWPVECALGAVRTAVATRVPLADLLEPLAKMGQALFSPPNVKGWRTGTDWLNSATLLSRNNFAEKVALGTWSQSGRSESGAVALKTYATEPNVQEYGPGPDAKFDVCAAVYAGKPKDVTAVVKRMGELLYGEAVTPAQAKKIETFLLTPGPAAPAPANPKGPAAKGKGAKVAAPSQPPEAPKEAPKGEKKDSKKEPHKPLDPKDVKLDSADFKARVREAYHAMMCLPEYQLN, from the coding sequence GTGGCCGAGTCCCTTCCAGCCGATCTGAGCAAAGTTGATCCCGCCGACGCTTGGCGGCCGTGGCAGCCGGCCGCGGGCGAATGGAACCGCAAGTGGGTCGCGCACCTGTACCGGCGCGCCGGCTTCGGGGCCACGCCCGCCGAGATCGATCAGGCGCTCGCCCAGGGTCCGACCAAGACGCTCGACCGGTTCCTGACCGGCGAACCGGACCAGGCCGAGCGGCTCGAGTTGCTCACCGAGAGCGGGAAGTTCTACACCGAGCCGGCGAACCTGCGCGTATGGTGGCTGTACGCCATGACCGAGGGCGGGCACCCGCTGCGCGAGAAGCTGGCGCTGTTCTGGCACAACCACTTCGCCACCAGCTACGCCAAGGTTCGCAGCACGAGCCTGATGTACGAGCAGAACGTCACCATCCGCAAGCACGCGCTCGGGAAGTTCCGGCCGTTCCTGCTCGACATGAGCAAGGACCCCGCGATGCTGGTGTGGCTGGACTCGAACCGCAACGTGAAGGGGGCGCCCAACGAGAACTACGCCCGCGAGGTGATGGAACTGTTCTCGCTCGGCGTCGGCAACAACAACTACACGGAGAAGGACATCCAGGAGGCGGCCCGCGCGCTCACCGGCTGGCACCACGACGCCGAGGTGAAACAGTTCGAGTTCAACCGCGACCTGCACGACGACGGCACGAAGACCGTTTTCGGGAAAACGGGCCGGTGGACCGGCGAGGACGTGGTCCGGCTCTGCTGCGACCACGCCGCGTGCCCGAAGTTCTTGGTGTCGAAGCTGTACGCGTTCCTCGTGAGCGAGGAGGCGCCGCCCAAGGGGCTGCTGGCCCCGCTCGCGGACCAGTTCCGGAAGTCCGACTACGACATCGCGGACCTCGTCCGAACGGTCCTCGGGTCGCGGCTGTTCTTCAGCGCGCACGCGTACCGCAAGCGGGTGAAGTGGCCGGTCGAGTGCGCCCTCGGCGCGGTGCGCACCGCGGTTGCCACCCGCGTGCCACTCGCGGACCTGCTCGAGCCGCTCGCGAAGATGGGGCAAGCGCTGTTCTCACCGCCGAACGTGAAGGGCTGGCGCACCGGCACCGACTGGCTCAACAGCGCCACCCTTCTGTCGCGGAACAACTTTGCGGAGAAAGTCGCACTCGGAACGTGGAGCCAGAGTGGGCGCTCGGAGTCCGGGGCCGTGGCTCTAAAGACTTACGCGACCGAACCCAACGTGCAGGAATATGGGCCGGGTCCGGACGCGAAGTTCGACGTGTGCGCCGCCGTCTACGCCGGCAAGCCGAAGGACGTGACGGCTGTTGTGAAACGGATGGGCGAACTGCTGTACGGTGAGGCCGTTACGCCGGCGCAGGCCAAGAAGATCGAAACGTTCCTGCTGACGCCCGGTCCGGCGGCCCCGGCGCCGGCTAACCCGAAGGGACCGGCTGCGAAGGGTAAGGGGGCCAAGGTCGCCGCACCATCTCAGCCGCCGGAAGCCCCGAAAGAGGCCCCGAAGGGGGAGAAGAAGGATTCGAAAAAAGAGCCGCACAAGCCGCTCGATCCGAAGGACGTGAAGCTCGATTCTGCCGACTTCAAGGCCCGCGTCCGCGAGGCTTATCACGCGATGATGTGTCTGCCGGAATACCAACTGAATTAG
- a CDS encoding helix-hairpin-helix domain-containing protein → MNPTNEVIAQRLRKHANDLARSGSNLYRVRAFRSAAIAVMGLHGDVTEIVASGGVPALERVPGIGKSLALTIAEYVVANGLAA, encoded by the coding sequence ATGAACCCCACGAACGAAGTAATCGCCCAACGCCTGCGGAAGCACGCGAACGACCTGGCCCGGTCCGGCAGCAACTTGTACCGCGTCCGCGCGTTCCGGTCGGCGGCCATCGCGGTCATGGGCCTTCACGGCGACGTGACAGAAATCGTCGCCAGCGGCGGCGTGCCGGCCCTCGAGCGCGTTCCGGGCATCGGCAAGAGCCTCGCGCTGACCATCGCCGAGTACGTTGTGGCGAACGGCCTGGCCGCGTAA
- a CDS encoding 3-hydroxyacyl-ACP dehydratase FabZ family protein, whose product MRFHLIDRIDRCEPGKSLAAAKFLALGEEYLKDHFPQFPVMPGVLMLQSCVEAAAWLWRATTDYEHPVIVLRDLKLVKYGTFMLPGHRMDVTVELTKTDAAAGTATFKAEGANESRESTVKANFVLHGYSLAGRGPTGDATDAKLIEHWKARWALLTGGLRG is encoded by the coding sequence ATGCGGTTCCACCTGATCGACCGAATCGACCGCTGCGAGCCGGGCAAGTCCCTCGCCGCCGCGAAGTTCCTGGCGCTGGGCGAGGAGTACCTCAAGGACCACTTCCCGCAGTTCCCGGTCATGCCCGGCGTGCTGATGCTCCAATCGTGTGTCGAGGCGGCCGCATGGCTGTGGCGCGCCACCACGGATTACGAGCACCCGGTGATCGTGCTGCGCGATCTGAAACTTGTAAAGTACGGGACGTTCATGCTGCCCGGGCACCGCATGGACGTCACCGTCGAGTTGACCAAAACGGACGCCGCCGCCGGCACCGCGACGTTTAAGGCCGAGGGCGCGAACGAATCGCGTGAATCGACGGTGAAGGCGAACTTCGTGCTCCACGGTTACTCGCTCGCGGGTCGCGGCCCGACCGGGGACGCGACCGACGCGAAGTTGATCGAACACTGGAAGGCGCGGTGGGCGCTGCTTACCGGCGGGTTGCGCGGCTAA
- a CDS encoding patatin-like phospholipase family protein has product MSRRAFRPGSAAALALLAGALIGCQTETGSLRKARSPVRSGLGTNDLVDVRGQMDADELGGNEAAYARAESLKQKPTPEQAARRRSVLCLSGGGSYGAYSAGVLVGWTASGDRPGTNGRPNFDVVTGISTGALIAPLAFLGPEYDPQIQRFYTTIEKKDVYTLRPVRGLFSLALADNGPLAELVEQVLTPDVVCRIAAEHRKGRRLYIGTTELESKRFVFWDIGEIANRGTAGDRLLIKKVLLGSSAIPGFFPPSKIPVTVDGKTYVEEHGDGGTTVSIFFRPPFVPPEQRTKQGPDLVGVDLYMIVAGKLFADATPLKQRSLTIAASSVSSVIYAQTRGDLQRMYLMALVTGMNYHLAAIPGDFPAPTSSTAFERGPMTEMFNEGYRLAAAKEAWRSTPPCIGPGESLLGRYGTDLTYQRRGPGLVFINDQPTTFPPGLAPGLMPVPALPGRTDK; this is encoded by the coding sequence ATGTCTCGTCGCGCGTTCCGGCCCGGTTCCGCGGCCGCACTCGCACTCCTCGCCGGGGCGCTGATCGGGTGCCAAACCGAAACCGGCTCGCTCCGGAAGGCCCGATCGCCGGTTCGGTCCGGGTTAGGCACTAACGACCTCGTTGACGTTCGCGGCCAGATGGACGCCGACGAACTCGGAGGGAACGAGGCCGCGTACGCGCGGGCCGAATCGCTGAAACAGAAGCCGACACCCGAACAGGCCGCCCGGCGGCGGTCGGTGCTGTGCCTCTCCGGGGGCGGCTCCTACGGCGCGTACTCCGCCGGCGTGCTCGTCGGCTGGACCGCGAGCGGCGACCGCCCCGGTACCAACGGCCGCCCCAACTTCGATGTCGTCACCGGCATCAGCACAGGCGCGCTGATCGCCCCGCTCGCCTTCCTCGGCCCCGAATACGACCCGCAGATCCAGCGGTTCTACACCACTATCGAAAAGAAGGACGTTTACACGCTCCGCCCGGTGCGCGGGCTGTTCAGCCTCGCGCTGGCCGACAACGGGCCGCTCGCGGAGTTGGTTGAACAGGTGCTCACACCGGACGTCGTGTGCCGGATCGCCGCGGAGCACCGCAAGGGCCGCCGCCTGTACATCGGCACCACGGAACTCGAGAGCAAGCGGTTCGTGTTCTGGGACATCGGCGAAATCGCCAACCGCGGGACCGCCGGCGACCGCCTGCTGATCAAGAAGGTGCTGCTCGGGTCGTCCGCGATCCCGGGGTTCTTCCCCCCGTCGAAGATCCCCGTGACCGTGGACGGCAAGACCTACGTCGAGGAGCACGGGGACGGCGGCACCACGGTGTCGATCTTCTTCCGCCCGCCGTTCGTCCCGCCCGAACAGCGCACGAAACAAGGCCCCGACCTCGTCGGCGTGGACCTGTACATGATCGTCGCGGGCAAGCTGTTTGCGGACGCGACCCCGCTGAAGCAGCGGTCGCTCACGATCGCGGCCAGCAGCGTCTCGTCGGTGATCTACGCCCAGACCCGGGGCGACCTCCAGCGCATGTACCTGATGGCGCTCGTCACGGGCATGAACTACCACCTCGCGGCCATCCCCGGCGACTTCCCGGCGCCGACGTCGAGCACCGCGTTCGAGCGCGGGCCGATGACCGAGATGTTTAACGAGGGGTACCGCCTCGCCGCTGCGAAAGAGGCGTGGCGCTCGACCCCGCCGTGCATCGGCCCCGGCGAGAGCCTGCTGGGCCGGTACGGAACCGACCTGACCTACCAGCGGCGCGGACCGGGTTTGGTCTTCATCAACGACCAGCCGACGACGTTCCCGCCGGGGCTCGCGCCGGGGCTGATGCCGGTCCCGGCCCTCCCGGGGCGAACGGACAAGTGA
- a CDS encoding metal-dependent hydrolase translates to MAGFRTHITVSGGLGIAYGGFAVQPLGFSTEVGILAAGVTAVGGMLPDLDSDSGVPVREMFGLLAAVVPMLFIRRMMHAGMPLESICATLLFAYLFIRYFVANVFKQFTVHRGMYHSIPAMLIAGLCVYLAYPDRGVRFILGVGVMVGFLSHLILDEIYSVDWRGIKPKLKASAGSALKLASPSVPATMVCYLILGGLMYLAYLDFKKNFSQ, encoded by the coding sequence GTGGCCGGGTTCCGCACGCACATCACGGTGTCCGGGGGGCTGGGCATCGCTTACGGCGGGTTCGCCGTTCAGCCGCTCGGGTTCAGCACGGAAGTGGGCATTCTGGCGGCCGGGGTGACCGCGGTCGGCGGGATGCTCCCGGACCTCGACAGCGACTCCGGGGTGCCCGTGCGCGAGATGTTCGGGCTGCTGGCCGCGGTCGTGCCGATGCTCTTCATCCGCCGCATGATGCACGCGGGAATGCCGCTCGAGAGCATCTGCGCCACGCTACTGTTCGCGTACCTGTTCATCCGGTACTTCGTCGCGAACGTGTTCAAGCAGTTCACGGTTCACCGCGGGATGTACCACAGCATCCCGGCCATGCTTATCGCGGGGCTGTGCGTGTACCTGGCGTACCCCGACCGCGGGGTGCGGTTCATCCTCGGCGTGGGCGTGATGGTCGGGTTCCTGTCGCACCTGATCCTGGACGAGATTTATTCGGTGGACTGGCGCGGCATCAAACCGAAACTCAAGGCATCGGCCGGCAGCGCGCTGAAGTTGGCCTCACCGTCCGTACCCGCGACGATGGTGTGCTACCTCATCCTCGGCGGGCTGATGTACCTCGCGTACCTCGACTTCAAGAAGAACTTCTCGCAGTAG
- a CDS encoding carbon storage regulator, with protein sequence MLVLTRRPGESIIIAGDIKLTVVSVGPGRVKIGIEAPQHVRVDRQEIHDKIEQSSDVLALVGQAVNGGSHNTMVNTGGDTAMIVAGGAPAENTPNVAAVPKPEVPVPASVPPVGKATKYRKPRV encoded by the coding sequence ATGCTCGTTCTCACCCGGCGCCCCGGCGAATCCATTATCATCGCTGGCGACATCAAGCTCACCGTAGTTAGCGTCGGCCCCGGCCGCGTCAAGATCGGGATCGAAGCCCCGCAGCACGTGCGTGTGGACCGGCAAGAAATTCACGACAAAATTGAACAGTCTTCGGACGTTCTTGCTCTGGTCGGCCAGGCGGTCAACGGCGGTTCCCACAACACGATGGTTAACACGGGCGGCGACACCGCAATGATTGTGGCCGGCGGCGCTCCCGCGGAAAACACGCCGAACGTGGCCGCCGTTCCGAAGCCCGAAGTTCCTGTACCTGCATCGGTTCCGCCGGTCGGGAAGGCCACCAAGTACCGCAAGCCGCGCGTGTGA
- a CDS encoding ISAs1 family transposase, translated as MSPCTLVDALAAVPDPRSKHGLIHPLAPFLGLVALAMLMGRTSLNGIARFGRQHGPALAHALGFRRGKTPAVSTLSRTLRRFDADQLEHVLSYWIASRVDPAAFTHISIDGKTLRGSRNGAIPGQHLLAAYAPTVGAVLAQVKVDASTNEHKAALTLLGILPLRGKVVVGDAMFCQRDLAEEVVGAGGDYVLTVKDNQPGLGIDIRAGFAFETAARSIAAATSPWGSASARPEPHRHDRR; from the coding sequence ATGTCTCCTTGCACCCTGGTCGATGCCCTGGCGGCGGTTCCCGATCCCCGCAGCAAGCACGGCCTTATCCACCCACTCGCCCCCTTCCTCGGACTCGTCGCCCTCGCCATGCTCATGGGGCGCACCAGCCTCAATGGCATCGCTCGCTTCGGGCGACAGCACGGACCCGCCCTCGCCCATGCCCTCGGCTTCCGACGCGGCAAGACCCCGGCCGTTTCCACGCTCTCCCGCACCCTGCGACGCTTCGACGCCGACCAACTGGAGCACGTCCTCTCGTACTGGATCGCCAGCCGCGTCGACCCGGCCGCCTTCACACACATCTCCATCGACGGCAAGACCCTTCGAGGCTCTCGCAACGGCGCGATCCCCGGTCAGCACCTGCTGGCCGCATACGCCCCCACCGTCGGTGCCGTACTCGCCCAGGTCAAGGTCGATGCGAGCACCAACGAGCACAAGGCCGCCTTGACGCTCCTCGGCATTCTGCCGCTGCGAGGGAAGGTCGTGGTCGGCGACGCCATGTTCTGCCAGCGAGACCTGGCCGAGGAGGTGGTCGGGGCCGGCGGCGACTACGTGCTCACGGTGAAGGACAACCAACCCGGATTGGGGATCGACATCCGAGCCGGGTTCGCCTTCGAGACCGCCGCCCGATCGATCGCGGCGGCCACTTCCCCCTGGGGATCGGCCTCCGCCCGCCCCGAGCCGCATCGCCACGACCGTCGATAA
- a CDS encoding DUF1501 domain-containing protein, with amino-acid sequence MPTRRDFLKTTLGASSLLAVGGVVPEFLATTALAAEKDDKKKDTVLVVVELTGGNDGLNTVAPYGDDLYQKARPTLAFAKKDVLKLDDYHGLHPRLGELKRLYDEKRLAVVQGVGYPNPDRSHFESMDIWQLADPKRAGTSGWLARAIPGMRVKDAGVPGMYLGDDRLPVAMQGADGGVISLADRASFKLQLTGNQSSRKSLIESLNSGNDAGKADLAAFVRKRQLQTYTSLQKIEDALREAGSSGRGQTREFVDGRFVTTDPDSLNTLSGKLGLIGRMIQKGLGTRLYYVQLGGFDTHSEQAEAHAKLLGELSSALGSFFNALTPEHSERVAVMTYSEFGRRVKENGSRGTDHGSGSCMFVAGSQVVGGLVGKHPSLSDLTDGDVKYHTDFRRVYATLLDDWLEVDSRGVLDDTFEKLPLIDRKKKAPKGTPTPPTVPPGSAPLPLVEEVPPPVEKM; translated from the coding sequence ATGCCCACGAGACGCGACTTCCTGAAGACCACCCTCGGTGCGTCGAGCCTGTTGGCCGTCGGCGGGGTGGTGCCGGAGTTTCTCGCCACCACCGCACTCGCCGCGGAGAAGGACGATAAGAAGAAGGACACGGTCCTGGTCGTGGTCGAGTTGACGGGGGGCAACGACGGGCTCAACACCGTCGCGCCCTACGGCGACGACCTGTACCAGAAGGCCCGCCCGACGCTCGCGTTCGCCAAGAAGGACGTGCTCAAGCTCGACGACTACCACGGGCTGCACCCGCGGCTGGGCGAACTGAAACGGCTGTACGACGAGAAGCGGCTCGCGGTCGTTCAGGGGGTGGGGTACCCGAACCCGGACCGCTCGCACTTCGAGTCGATGGACATCTGGCAGCTCGCCGACCCGAAGCGGGCCGGCACCAGCGGGTGGCTCGCCCGGGCGATCCCGGGGATGCGGGTGAAGGACGCGGGCGTGCCGGGCATGTACCTCGGCGACGACCGGCTCCCGGTCGCGATGCAGGGCGCCGACGGCGGGGTCATCAGCCTCGCCGACCGCGCCAGCTTCAAGCTGCAACTGACCGGCAACCAGTCGAGCCGCAAGTCGCTCATCGAGAGCCTGAACAGCGGCAACGACGCCGGCAAGGCCGACCTCGCCGCGTTCGTGCGGAAGCGCCAGCTCCAAACGTACACCAGCCTCCAGAAGATCGAGGACGCGCTGCGCGAGGCCGGGAGCAGCGGCCGCGGGCAGACCCGCGAGTTCGTCGACGGCCGGTTCGTGACCACCGACCCGGACTCCCTCAACACCCTGAGCGGCAAGCTCGGGCTCATCGGCCGGATGATCCAGAAGGGGCTCGGCACGCGGCTCTATTACGTGCAGCTCGGCGGGTTCGACACGCACTCCGAGCAGGCCGAGGCGCACGCCAAACTGCTCGGCGAACTGTCGAGCGCGCTGGGCAGCTTCTTCAACGCCCTGACGCCCGAGCACTCGGAGCGCGTGGCGGTGATGACGTACTCCGAGTTCGGCCGGCGGGTGAAGGAGAACGGCTCGCGCGGCACCGACCACGGGAGCGGGTCGTGCATGTTCGTCGCCGGCTCGCAGGTGGTCGGCGGGTTGGTGGGCAAGCACCCGAGCCTCTCGGACCTCACCGACGGGGATGTCAAGTACCACACCGACTTCCGTCGCGTGTACGCCACACTGCTCGACGACTGGCTGGAGGTGGACAGCCGCGGCGTGCTGGACGACACGTTCGAGAAGCTCCCGCTGATCGACCGCAAGAAGAAGGCCCCAAAGGGCACCCCGACGCCGCCCACCGTCCCCCCGGGAAGCGCACCGCTCCCGCTGGTCGAAGAAGTCCCGCCGCCGGTCGAGAAAATGTAA
- a CDS encoding DNA repair helicase XPB: protein MTFDPTNPFIVQSDRSVLVEVDNPKYTEARDAIAPFAELEKSPEHIHTYRISNLSLWNAAAAGFSADEVVGVLQKYTKFPIPQNIPTDIAETVSRYGRVKLERIDAEHLKLVCPDKPLLAELARNKKVKEFLGDKIDDTTYGVSPAFRGVLKQALITVGYPAEDIAGYTEGAMLPMELRETAASGVPFRVRDYQREAADVFHAGGDVRGGSGVIVLPCGAGKTVVGIASMCLLQKNTLVLTTSITAVKQWRREIIDKTTLTEDEVKEYTGETKDIGPVTVATYQIITYRPDKTEAFPHFGLFEQRDWGLIVYDEVHLLPAPVFRVTAQIQARRRLGLTATLIREDGREGDVFSLIGPKKYDVPWRELETKGWIASASCSEIRVALPTDSTRMEYAVADHRAKYRIASENVAKDEVVAELLKRYHDQRVIVIGQYLSQLKRLSERFEIPMITGSTGNAEREDLYGKFRRGDVRHLVLSKVGNFAIDLPDANVLIQVSGTFGSRQEEAQRLGRILRPKSSGDGEAHFFTLVTRDTRELDFAHHRQMFLTEQGYSYEILDERDVIPPKSATC from the coding sequence ATGACGTTCGATCCGACGAACCCGTTCATCGTGCAATCGGACCGGTCCGTGCTGGTGGAGGTAGACAACCCCAAGTACACGGAGGCGCGCGACGCCATCGCGCCGTTCGCGGAACTCGAGAAGAGTCCCGAGCACATCCACACGTACCGGATCTCGAACCTGTCCCTCTGGAACGCCGCCGCCGCGGGGTTCAGCGCGGACGAGGTGGTCGGCGTACTCCAGAAGTACACCAAGTTCCCGATCCCGCAGAACATCCCCACCGACATCGCGGAAACGGTGTCGCGGTACGGCCGCGTCAAGCTCGAACGCATCGACGCCGAGCACCTCAAGCTCGTGTGCCCCGACAAGCCGCTCTTGGCGGAACTGGCCCGCAACAAGAAGGTTAAAGAGTTCCTCGGCGACAAGATCGACGACACGACGTATGGGGTCTCCCCGGCGTTCCGCGGCGTGCTGAAACAGGCGCTCATCACGGTGGGCTACCCGGCGGAAGATATCGCAGGGTACACCGAAGGCGCGATGCTGCCGATGGAGCTGCGCGAGACCGCGGCGAGCGGCGTCCCGTTCCGGGTGCGAGACTACCAGCGCGAGGCCGCCGACGTGTTCCACGCGGGCGGCGACGTGCGCGGCGGCAGCGGGGTGATCGTGCTCCCGTGCGGCGCCGGGAAAACCGTTGTCGGCATCGCCTCCATGTGCCTGCTCCAGAAGAACACGCTCGTACTCACCACCAGCATCACCGCGGTGAAGCAGTGGCGCCGCGAGATCATCGACAAGACCACGCTGACCGAAGACGAGGTGAAGGAGTACACCGGCGAAACGAAGGACATCGGGCCGGTGACGGTGGCGACGTACCAGATCATCACCTACCGCCCGGACAAGACCGAGGCGTTCCCGCACTTCGGGCTGTTTGAGCAGCGGGACTGGGGCCTCATCGTGTACGACGAGGTCCACCTGCTCCCGGCCCCGGTGTTCCGCGTCACGGCGCAGATCCAGGCCCGGCGCCGGCTCGGGCTCACGGCCACGCTCATCCGCGAGGACGGCCGCGAGGGCGACGTGTTCTCGCTCATCGGCCCGAAGAAATACGACGTGCCCTGGCGCGAGCTGGAAACGAAGGGTTGGATCGCGTCCGCCAGTTGCAGCGAGATCCGCGTCGCACTGCCGACCGACTCCACCCGCATGGAGTACGCGGTCGCCGACCACCGGGCCAAGTACCGCATCGCCAGCGAGAACGTCGCCAAGGACGAGGTCGTGGCCGAGCTGCTGAAGCGGTACCACGACCAGCGGGTGATCGTGATCGGGCAGTACCTCTCGCAACTGAAGCGGCTGAGCGAGCGGTTCGAGATCCCGATGATTACGGGCAGCACCGGCAACGCCGAGCGCGAAGACCTGTACGGCAAGTTCCGCCGCGGCGATGTCCGGCACCTGGTGCTGAGCAAGGTGGGGAACTTCGCGATCGACCTGCCTGACGCGAACGTGCTGATCCAGGTGAGCGGCACGTTCGGCTCGCGCCAGGAGGAGGCGCAGCGCCTCGGGCGCATCCTGCGCCCCAAGAGCAGCGGCGACGGCGAGGCGCACTTCTTCACGCTGGTGACGCGCGACACCCGCGAACTCGACTTCGCCCACCACCGCCAAATGTTCCTGACGGAGCAAGGCTACAGCTACGAGATCCTCGACGAGCGCGACGTGATCCCGCCGAAATCGGCTACGTGTTAG
- a CDS encoding ISAs1 family transposase produces the protein MQTTSILTCSPTWAGVKQGFQLTRERTVRGQTTVEVHFGITSLSAEKADAATLLNHVRTHWRIENELHYVRDVTLGEDACRVRMGHAPQVLAALRNAVVHLWREVKAVSCPEAIERLQMDPAMAKGLIGVT, from the coding sequence CTGCAAACGACCTCGATTCTGACGTGCTCGCCGACGTGGGCGGGGGTGAAGCAGGGCTTCCAGTTGACGCGTGAGCGGACGGTCCGAGGCCAAACGACGGTCGAAGTGCATTTCGGCATCACGAGCCTGTCGGCCGAGAAGGCGGATGCGGCCACACTCCTGAACCATGTGCGGACGCACTGGCGCATCGAGAACGAACTGCATTACGTGCGTGACGTGACACTGGGCGAGGACGCGTGTCGTGTGCGCATGGGGCACGCACCACAGGTGCTGGCGGCGCTGCGGAACGCCGTGGTGCACCTGTGGCGTGAGGTCAAGGCGGTGAGTTGCCCGGAGGCGATCGAGCGGCTCCAGATGGACCCGGCAATGGCCAAGGGACTTATCGGAGTTACGTAG
- a CDS encoding YHS domain-containing protein, protein MQPFNVLVGGWKGSGAPEGTKEERAAGAWEEKVTWEWKFKDQDAWLAVTFDKGKHFAKGELRYTPEKDASEPKFTLTLTTADKSTATFTGTLTDKGKVLTLTRTNAPASEEQRLVFSLLHSNRHLYRLESRPAGTAVAFTKKYQVGATKEGEPFASVAKGPECIVSGGLGTMKVTYKGKDYYVCCSGCRDEFKENPEKYIKEAEAKAKKP, encoded by the coding sequence TTGCAGCCATTCAACGTGCTCGTGGGGGGATGGAAGGGTAGCGGGGCACCCGAGGGAACGAAAGAGGAGCGCGCCGCCGGCGCCTGGGAAGAAAAGGTTACATGGGAATGGAAATTTAAGGACCAGGATGCGTGGCTGGCGGTGACATTCGACAAAGGTAAACACTTTGCAAAAGGGGAACTGCGTTACACACCTGAGAAGGACGCTTCCGAACCGAAGTTCACGCTCACGCTCACGACCGCAGACAAATCGACCGCCACCTTCACCGGCACGCTGACCGACAAGGGAAAAGTTCTCACGCTGACGCGCACGAACGCCCCGGCGTCCGAGGAGCAGCGACTCGTGTTCAGTCTGCTGCACAGCAACCGGCACCTGTACCGGCTCGAGAGCCGGCCCGCGGGGACGGCGGTCGCATTCACGAAGAAGTACCAAGTCGGCGCGACCAAAGAGGGCGAGCCGTTCGCCAGCGTCGCCAAGGGGCCGGAGTGCATCGTCAGCGGCGGCCTCGGTACAATGAAAGTTACGTACAAAGGGAAAGACTACTACGTGTGCTGTTCGGGGTGCCGTGACGAGTTCAAAGAGAACCCTGAGAAATACATCAAAGAAGCCGAAGCGAAAGCGAAGAAGCCGTAA